From a region of the bacterium genome:
- a CDS encoding proline dehydrogenase family protein, whose protein sequence is MSLFNKAIVATLPLVPKPLVRHFAGRYIAGDKLEDAVRVTGALNKRGIRATIDVLGEEVDSREEALAAVQDYKNVLAAIDAEKLDANVSLKPTMFGLKIDKGFCQQNIAAVCDEAERYGNFVRIDMEDSTCTQDTLDIYYALREKYDEVGTVIQSYLRRSLADCAGLAAAKANLRLCKGIYNEPREPAYKDKAVVNANYGLLLDVLLGGGCYVGIATHDEKMVWEGLRAVHEFGLKRDQYEFQMLLGVDAKLRDIIVAAGHKLRIYVPFGTAWYPYSTRRLKENPRLAGQIFRNIFVKYEFD, encoded by the coding sequence ATGAGCTTGTTCAACAAAGCCATCGTCGCGACGCTGCCGCTCGTTCCAAAGCCGCTGGTGCGGCATTTCGCCGGCCGCTACATCGCCGGCGACAAGCTGGAAGACGCCGTCCGCGTAACCGGCGCCCTGAATAAACGCGGCATCCGCGCCACCATAGACGTCCTGGGCGAAGAGGTCGACAGCCGCGAGGAAGCGCTCGCCGCGGTCCAAGATTACAAAAACGTCCTCGCGGCCATAGACGCCGAAAAGCTCGACGCCAACGTCTCGCTCAAACCTACCATGTTCGGCCTGAAGATAGACAAGGGGTTCTGCCAACAAAATATCGCCGCCGTCTGCGACGAGGCCGAGCGCTACGGCAACTTCGTCCGCATCGACATGGAAGACTCCACCTGCACCCAGGATACCCTCGATATATATTACGCGCTTCGCGAGAAGTACGACGAGGTCGGCACCGTTATACAATCGTACCTCCGCCGCAGCCTGGCCGACTGCGCGGGGCTCGCCGCGGCCAAGGCCAATCTGCGCCTGTGCAAGGGTATATACAACGAACCGCGGGAGCCGGCCTATAAAGACAAGGCCGTCGTAAACGCCAACTACGGCCTCCTGCTCGACGTCCTCCTCGGCGGCGGGTGCTACGTCGGCATCGCGACCCACGACGAGAAGATGGTCTGGGAAGGCCTACGCGCCGTCCACGAGTTCGGCCTCAAGCGCGACCAATACGAGTTCCAGATGCTCCTGGGCGTAGACGCCAAACTCCGCGATATAATCGTAGCGGCGGGCCACAAGCTCCGCATCTACGTCCCGTTCGGGACGGCGTGGTACCCCTACTCCACCCGCCGCTTAAAGGAAAACCCGCGCCTCGCCGGCCAAATTTTTCGAAATATTTTCGTCAAATACGAATTCGACTGA